AGTCGTCGACCAAGCCGCGGGCGAGCATGATCCCGAAGCCCCCCTCGCGGATCCCCAGCTCGTTTCGGAGGTCGATGTGGCCGATGGGATCCTCGTCGGAGGCGGCGTGCGGGATGCGGCCCGGATTGAAGCCCGGCCCCTGGTCCTGGATGATCAGGGTGATGGCCTCGGCGTCGATACGATAGGTGATCCGCAGCACCAGGTCGGCGTTCTTGCGGTGGCCCCACTCGATCGCGTTGCCCCCCATCTCCATCACGGCCTGCTTCAGGTCCTTGATCTGGCGGTCGGTCAGGGGGGTGTGGGCGAACATGTCGGCCAGCATGTCGTTGGCCTGCTGCAGGTAGGTCAGCTCGCTGCGGATGTCGAAGTTGATCTCGCCCGAGGTCCCCCGCTTGCGGTGCTCCTCGTTCCATGCCAGCGCCTCGTCCATGGCCCGGAAGAGCTGGTCGGGCGAGAACGGCTTGGCCAGGTAGCCGTTGGCCCCGACCCGGACGCCGGCGACCCGATGATGGTCCTCGTGCAGCGCGGTGACCATGACGATCGGGATCAGGTTCGTCTCGCGGTCCCGCTTGAGCGCGTCGCAGATGGCGAAGCCGTCGAAGTCCGGCAGCATCACGTCCAGCAGGATCAGCGCGGGCCGGTGCTCGGCGATCGCCGCCTTGACCTGCGCGCCCGCGTAGAGCTGGATCGGTTCGAAGCCGCGAGACCGGACGAAACTCGCCAAGACGTCGTTGGTGTCGCGCTCATCGTCGACGATCAGAACCGTGCGCGGCATGGGCATAACTCGAAAGTGCGTACGGAATAGCGAGGAGATCCGGCGGCGTCGCCCGGGACGTCGGCGGAGATTCGCAACCATTGTCCCGCGCGGCCCCGGCCGTGACAAGGGATTGATCCGGCCGAGTTCACCCCCGGACCCGACCACGCCCGCGTCATTCCAGACCGGAGACCGCGCCCCAAGGCCGACCCGGCGGGCGCGTTCCGTCCCAGGCTCTCGACGCCTGGGGGAAATCCTGGGCGTCTCCAGGGCGGCCCGACGTCTCCACCAGTAATCTAAGAGTGCGAGGTCCGACCTGTCCAGACCTC
The DNA window shown above is from Paludisphaera mucosa and carries:
- a CDS encoding response regulator gives rise to the protein MPRTVLIVDDERDTNDVLASFVRSRGFEPIQLYAGAQVKAAIAEHRPALILLDVMLPDFDGFAICDALKRDRETNLIPIVMVTALHEDHHRVAGVRVGANGYLAKPFSPDQLFRAMDEALAWNEEHRKRGTSGEINFDIRSELTYLQQANDMLADMFAHTPLTDRQIKDLKQAVMEMGGNAIEWGHRKNADLVLRITYRIDAEAITLIIQDQGPGFNPGRIPHAASDEDPIGHIDLRNELGIREGGFGIMLARGLVDDFHYNTRGNEVTLIKRLNPAAGPASTSS